In Candidatus Defluviilinea proxima, a single genomic region encodes these proteins:
- a CDS encoding UDP-N-acetylmuramoyl-L-alanyl-D-glutamate--2,6-diaminopimelate ligase encodes MNHQKSLKQIFAELPSAFRVKDAPDILISGISIDSRAVQHGHLFVALTGGTADGHNYIQKAIDNGAVAVVGEKEIVGISVPYIRLENTRQVLTWIAGSFHEWPGRKLTVIGVTGTDGKTTTTNLLYQILIAANIKAGMISTVNAVIGDEVLDTGFHVTTPDAHDVQRYLAKMVDAGLTHVVLETTSHGWSQHRVDACAFDIGVVTNITHEHMNEHGTYENYRAAKARLFSSLEITLDKPQGNPRLGVINRDDVKSFDFLNTFIKVNKLNYGLGEGSDVRAMDISYSPSGIHFTAQSKDFQVDVTSKLVGAFNVSNCLAAFTVAVYGLGIKPEVAAQGIASLDGVSGRMERIDLGQNFTAIVDFAHTPNALRSALEAVRPMTSGRVICIFGSAGLRDKEKRRMMAETSAELADLSILTAEDPRTESLDGILEEMAAGARRRPERPVEGSKGGREGETFWRIPDRGEAIRFALKLARPGDIVISCGKGHEQSMCFGEREHLWDDRVAMRAALSEYLGVEGPKMPYLPTQDTEEKEWLLLK; translated from the coding sequence ATGAACCATCAAAAATCACTCAAACAAATCTTTGCTGAGCTTCCAAGCGCCTTTCGCGTGAAGGATGCACCCGACATTCTGATCAGCGGTATATCCATTGACAGCCGTGCTGTACAACACGGTCATCTTTTCGTTGCGTTGACCGGCGGCACTGCAGACGGCCACAACTACATTCAGAAAGCGATTGACAATGGCGCTGTTGCTGTTGTTGGCGAAAAAGAGATTGTCGGCATCTCCGTCCCATATATTCGACTCGAAAACACGCGTCAAGTCCTGACGTGGATAGCTGGTTCGTTCCACGAATGGCCGGGTCGTAAGCTGACAGTGATCGGTGTGACCGGCACCGACGGCAAGACGACTACGACAAACCTGTTGTATCAAATTTTGATCGCGGCGAACATCAAGGCAGGCATGATCTCCACGGTCAATGCGGTGATCGGTGACGAAGTATTGGATACAGGATTCCATGTCACCACACCAGATGCGCATGATGTTCAGCGCTATCTAGCAAAGATGGTGGATGCTGGCTTGACTCATGTTGTGCTCGAGACCACTTCACATGGATGGTCACAGCACCGCGTGGATGCCTGTGCATTTGATATTGGCGTTGTCACGAATATTACTCACGAGCACATGAACGAACATGGCACATACGAAAACTATCGCGCCGCTAAAGCGAGATTATTCTCCAGCCTTGAAATTACTTTGGATAAGCCACAGGGAAATCCACGCTTGGGCGTGATCAACCGTGACGACGTCAAATCGTTTGATTTTCTGAATACCTTTATCAAAGTCAACAAGCTGAATTATGGATTGGGAGAAGGCTCGGATGTGCGCGCAATGGATATTTCCTACAGCCCATCGGGAATCCATTTCACGGCACAGAGCAAAGACTTTCAGGTAGATGTAACGAGCAAACTGGTTGGCGCGTTCAATGTTTCGAATTGTCTCGCCGCGTTTACTGTTGCCGTCTATGGGCTGGGTATCAAGCCAGAAGTTGCCGCACAGGGAATTGCCTCCCTGGATGGTGTTTCTGGCCGTATGGAACGCATCGACTTGGGACAGAACTTCACGGCCATTGTGGATTTTGCCCATACTCCAAATGCGTTGAGATCTGCACTGGAAGCTGTCCGACCGATGACGAGTGGTCGTGTAATCTGTATTTTTGGTTCTGCTGGCTTGCGGGATAAGGAAAAACGTCGCATGATGGCAGAAACATCTGCTGAACTGGCTGATCTCTCGATATTGACTGCCGAAGACCCGCGTACCGAATCGCTGGATGGAATTCTCGAGGAAATGGCGGCAGGTGCAAGGCGTCGCCCTGAGCGACCAGTCGAAGGGTCCAAGGGAGGACGCGAAGGAGAGACATTTTGGCGAATCCCAGATCGGGGCGAAGCAATCCGCTTTGCGTTGAAATTGGCACGTCCCGGTGATATTGTGATCTCATGTGGCAAGGGACATGAACAGTCCATGTGTTTTGGAGAGCGCGAACATTTGTGGGATGATCGTGTTGCGATGCGGGCCGCGTTGAGCGAATACCTTGGTGTGGAAGGCCCGAAGATGCCTTATCTGCCTACGCAAGATACAGAGGAAAAAGAATGGCTGCTCTTGAAATAA
- a CDS encoding HAMP domain-containing protein yields the protein MRRLLQDRFMGIQAKLVFPLAVTILLLVAVLSPLTNRVINSQIESEADRRLAEIADSVGALIENTEVLVKNNATLLAKQPEVVIAFDNPSISSDLLTEIKTSLNLQELSLYTANFKPGDLAYFYGGPTVARRLQVSEDATRIREELILKAIESQSAVSSVAISAQSSQIIGVAPVFSPSNRLLGVVLAAFYMDEEYIKNVSAIIDTDITVIKDNAVIAGTIDPAVGYETLINQGWLTSTELPAVNVKYSNNVDYRMLGHPLVVSGNQQGSVLVAQPIQNLFTVSKNIQIILITVTGIFGLTALWFWIAAFLAFTRPLAQMTQATTNMSQGDLKQKVNTAYMLFKDEITILSENFNKMAENLSESYSSLEERVEQRTQELAVARDEAVAANQSKSEFVSLVSHELKLPMTSIKGYSDLMLSGATGQLSENQVNFLTTIRNNVNRMATLVSDLADISRIESGNLRLEPREVPVWDVIDEVVTLTRTQVTQKNQTVTVDIPKELPKSWCDRNRLAQVLTNLISNANKYTPEGGAIIVQAIQQDDMIQIKVQDNGLGMTPEDQEKLFGKFFRSADEKVREAPGTGLGLSITKNLIEMQGGKIWFESEFRKGTSFYFTVPITSD from the coding sequence ATGCGTAGACTTTTACAAGACAGGTTCATGGGTATTCAGGCAAAGCTGGTCTTTCCGCTTGCCGTGACTATACTCCTGCTGGTTGCCGTCCTGTCTCCGTTGACAAACCGCGTCATCAACAGTCAGATCGAATCGGAAGCAGATCGCCGCCTTGCAGAGATCGCTGATTCCGTCGGGGCGTTGATCGAGAACACGGAAGTGTTGGTGAAAAACAACGCGACCCTTCTCGCTAAACAGCCAGAGGTGGTGATTGCTTTCGACAACCCATCCATCTCTAGTGATTTACTAACAGAGATCAAAACTTCTTTGAATCTGCAAGAGCTTTCCCTTTACACAGCTAATTTCAAACCAGGGGACCTTGCCTACTTCTACGGTGGCCCTACAGTTGCCCGCAGGTTACAAGTCAGTGAAGATGCTACACGTATCCGCGAAGAATTGATCCTAAAGGCAATTGAGTCTCAAAGCGCCGTGAGCAGTGTAGCGATTTCCGCGCAAAGCTCGCAGATTATCGGCGTTGCACCGGTATTTTCTCCCAGCAACCGTTTGCTTGGTGTTGTGTTGGCCGCGTTTTATATGGACGAAGAGTACATAAAAAATGTAAGCGCCATCATCGATACAGACATTACTGTGATCAAAGATAACGCAGTCATTGCCGGGACGATTGACCCTGCCGTCGGATACGAAACGCTTATCAATCAAGGCTGGCTCACGAGCACTGAGCTCCCTGCGGTGAACGTCAAATACAGCAACAATGTGGACTACCGTATGCTCGGACATCCACTTGTGGTTTCAGGGAATCAACAAGGTTCGGTATTGGTTGCCCAACCGATTCAAAACTTGTTCACTGTCAGTAAAAACATTCAGATCATATTGATCACAGTAACAGGTATCTTTGGCCTGACCGCGCTCTGGTTTTGGATCGCGGCCTTCCTTGCCTTCACACGTCCACTTGCACAAATGACACAAGCCACAACCAACATGAGTCAAGGTGACTTGAAACAAAAGGTCAATACGGCTTACATGTTGTTCAAAGACGAGATCACCATCTTGAGCGAGAACTTCAACAAGATGGCAGAGAACTTAAGCGAATCCTATTCCAGCTTAGAGGAACGCGTCGAACAACGGACTCAGGAATTGGCTGTAGCAAGAGACGAAGCAGTCGCGGCAAATCAGTCCAAGTCTGAATTTGTTTCGCTCGTTTCCCATGAGCTCAAACTCCCAATGACATCCATCAAAGGATACAGCGACTTAATGCTTTCGGGGGCAACCGGCCAATTGAGCGAGAATCAGGTCAACTTCCTGACAACGATCCGCAACAACGTCAACCGCATGGCAACGCTCGTCTCAGACCTCGCAGACATCTCGCGCATCGAAAGCGGTAACTTACGTCTCGAACCACGTGAAGTGCCGGTATGGGATGTCATTGATGAAGTAGTCACGCTCACACGCACACAGGTCACACAGAAAAATCAAACTGTCACGGTGGATATTCCCAAAGAACTCCCCAAGTCATGGTGCGACCGTAACCGTCTTGCACAGGTACTTACCAATCTCATCAGCAATGCCAACAAATACACACCCGAAGGCGGCGCGATCATCGTGCAAGCCATTCAACAAGATGACATGATCCAGATCAAAGTACAGGATAATGGCTTAGGCATGACTCCTGAAGATCAAGAAAAACTTTTTGGCAAATTCTTCCGTTCGGCCGATGAAAAGGTCCGCGAGGCGCCCGGCACCGGGCTCGGCCTCAGCATCACCAAGAACCTCATCGAAATGCAGGGTGGGAAGATCTGGTTCGAAAGCGAATTCCGCAAAGGGACGAGTTTCTACTTTACAGTCCCAATTACATCGGATTAA
- a CDS encoding L,D-transpeptidase, which translates to MQNNISRRDFLKVSGVGLAGLGALALKGYNPLELSRPLAQFPAAERLGRVFSKIDVRGEPNINAPSLGVLYDDAVVVWEHELVTRGAIDPNLINQRWVKTPDGYIYADNLQPVRNLVNTPLTSIPDGKSGFWAEVTVPYVDMQLEGPAISPHVKTLVEGNFPIRMYYSQVVWIDKIAQSNGLILYRFNENGGYHPSGFTGGGYGDLLWGDASAFRPLTQDDISPIHPDVDPATKRIVVDRTENYQALSCFEGNEEVYFCRVSTGQYRDLYGNTVTEYLTPLGEHTTWRKAISIHMAGGTTGSGYDTAAVSWTTLFSGDGYAIHAAFWHNKFGVPRSHGCVNCTPEDAKWIFRWTLPAVATGDQGDVVSQGLDAGTHVIVKELSV; encoded by the coding sequence ATGCAAAATAACATTTCACGTCGTGATTTTTTGAAAGTATCAGGTGTTGGTTTGGCGGGCTTGGGTGCGCTGGCTCTCAAGGGATATAACCCTTTGGAGCTTTCTCGCCCTTTGGCGCAATTCCCAGCGGCAGAACGGTTGGGACGCGTGTTTTCCAAGATCGATGTGCGAGGCGAGCCGAATATCAATGCTCCATCGCTCGGCGTTTTGTATGATGACGCTGTTGTGGTTTGGGAACATGAGCTTGTTACGCGCGGCGCGATCGACCCGAATCTGATCAACCAACGTTGGGTAAAGACGCCAGACGGTTACATCTATGCTGATAACCTTCAGCCGGTGCGAAACCTTGTCAACACCCCGTTGACTTCCATCCCTGATGGAAAGTCTGGCTTTTGGGCGGAAGTCACTGTCCCGTATGTGGATATGCAACTCGAAGGCCCCGCTATTTCGCCACATGTCAAAACATTGGTCGAAGGGAATTTCCCCATTCGCATGTATTACAGTCAGGTGGTTTGGATCGATAAGATCGCGCAAAGCAACGGCTTGATCTTGTATCGCTTCAATGAAAACGGTGGATATCATCCCAGCGGTTTCACCGGTGGTGGTTATGGTGACCTTCTCTGGGGCGATGCCTCTGCGTTCCGTCCGTTGACACAGGATGATATTTCTCCGATCCACCCAGATGTGGACCCTGCTACGAAACGGATTGTTGTAGACCGCACTGAAAATTATCAGGCGCTCTCCTGTTTTGAAGGCAATGAAGAAGTATATTTCTGTCGTGTATCTACAGGTCAATATCGTGACCTGTATGGCAACACAGTGACAGAGTATCTGACTCCGCTTGGAGAACACACTACCTGGCGCAAAGCCATTTCCATTCATATGGCGGGTGGCACAACAGGTTCAGGTTATGATACGGCCGCAGTATCGTGGACAACTCTTTTTAGCGGCGATGGATATGCTATTCATGCCGCGTTCTGGCATAACAAATTCGGTGTGCCTCGCTCGCATGGATGTGTGAACTGCACACCTGAAGATGCAAAATGGATCTTCCGTTGGACGTTGCCTGCCGTAGCGACTGGAGATCAAGGAGACGTGGTTTCGCAAGGATTGGATGCTGGTACGCACGTGATCGTCAAAGAACTGAGCGTATAA
- a CDS encoding DUF2085 domain-containing protein has protein sequence MLTITLYTRKNDQHSDQARADLESLKEKFPHRLAEVDVDSDPAITKKYGENAPVLEVGPYRLVHPFDKQKMTMTLGAASDRRGMLDKLGREDHYERVERGGKISRGDRIMFGISKHYLALLNFAMLLYFGLPILAPVLMNAGVTGPANVIYTIYKPLCHQFGFRSFFLFGEQAYYPLKDAHVDNVISFEEATGLTDVHNPVSPSRLEARQFTGNPTMGYKMALCERDIAIYSAIFLFGIVYSLTGRRIKPLHWMLWILIGMGPIGLDGFSQLFSQMEWSWLTQILPYRESIPLYRVITGALFGLATAWFAYPAIEESMSETRQFFVKKFANIAQN, from the coding sequence ATGCTTACAATCACACTCTACACACGCAAGAATGACCAGCATTCCGATCAGGCCCGTGCCGACTTGGAATCTTTGAAAGAAAAGTTTCCTCATCGTCTGGCCGAAGTGGATGTTGACTCGGACCCTGCCATCACTAAAAAATATGGCGAGAATGCTCCCGTGCTCGAAGTTGGCCCATATCGCCTCGTTCATCCCTTTGATAAACAAAAAATGACCATGACCCTCGGTGCTGCCAGCGACCGTCGTGGCATGTTGGATAAACTCGGACGGGAAGATCACTACGAACGTGTTGAGCGTGGCGGAAAGATCAGTCGAGGTGACCGCATAATGTTTGGGATCTCCAAGCATTATCTGGCGTTGCTCAATTTCGCCATGTTGCTTTATTTCGGTTTGCCTATCCTTGCCCCGGTGCTTATGAACGCTGGTGTGACCGGCCCTGCCAATGTGATTTACACAATCTACAAACCGCTTTGCCATCAGTTCGGGTTTAGGTCATTTTTCTTGTTCGGTGAACAGGCTTATTATCCGTTGAAAGATGCGCATGTGGATAATGTCATCAGTTTCGAAGAAGCTACTGGGCTAACTGATGTGCACAACCCTGTGAGCCCGTCTCGCTTGGAGGCCCGTCAATTTACCGGCAACCCGACCATGGGATACAAAATGGCGCTCTGTGAACGGGATATTGCCATTTACTCGGCCATCTTCCTCTTTGGTATCGTGTACAGCCTGACAGGTCGACGTATCAAACCTCTGCATTGGATGCTTTGGATTCTGATCGGAATGGGACCCATCGGCCTCGACGGCTTCTCGCAACTATTCAGCCAGATGGAATGGTCTTGGCTGACTCAAATTCTTCCTTATCGAGAAAGCATTCCGCTGTACCGTGTGATCACAGGTGCTTTGTTTGGTTTAGCCACTGCTTGGTTTGCATATCCTGCCATCGAAGAGTCCATGTCTGAGACGCGCCAATTCTTCGTCAAGAAATTCGCCAACATCGCGCAAAATTAA
- a CDS encoding patatin-like phospholipase family protein gives MNITLALGGGGAKGNSHIGVIRRLQKEGFKIDAVAGTSFGGIVAVFFALGYSPDAIEEMFAALDQKQLYGHGAGEGPSMLGLAGATKWLRETIGERTFADLKIPCVLTAADLRCGCEVLLSEGSLVEAVLATIAIPGLFPAKRIGETELVDGGTLDPVPVAPVRSLMPKLPVVAVVLTTPIGVPAETWSVPLPDYIPQAVLDRLSRLRYTQAFDVFLRSLDMVNRAVAEYRLQVDKPEIILRPQVTDIDILDRVDVHEVVRKGEEVVEAALPELKKLFAWQNRLRRAVGV, from the coding sequence ATGAACATCACTCTCGCCCTTGGTGGTGGAGGCGCAAAAGGCAATTCGCACATTGGCGTTATCCGTCGCCTTCAAAAAGAAGGATTCAAGATCGATGCCGTTGCTGGAACCAGCTTCGGCGGTATTGTCGCTGTTTTTTTTGCGCTTGGCTATTCTCCCGATGCGATTGAAGAAATGTTTGCCGCGCTCGACCAGAAACAACTTTATGGGCATGGAGCGGGCGAAGGTCCGTCAATGCTTGGGCTGGCTGGCGCAACAAAATGGTTAAGAGAAACAATAGGTGAACGCACTTTTGCCGACCTGAAAATCCCATGCGTGCTCACCGCCGCAGACTTGCGATGTGGATGTGAGGTTTTGCTCTCTGAAGGTTCACTTGTAGAGGCTGTCCTTGCGACGATTGCCATCCCTGGCCTCTTCCCCGCAAAACGCATTGGCGAGACAGAACTCGTAGATGGTGGCACACTAGACCCCGTTCCTGTTGCGCCTGTTCGTTCGCTTATGCCCAAATTACCTGTTGTTGCAGTTGTACTTACCACGCCGATTGGCGTCCCTGCTGAAACATGGAGCGTGCCATTGCCAGACTATATTCCACAGGCAGTTCTTGATCGGTTGAGTAGATTACGCTATACACAAGCTTTCGATGTTTTCCTGCGTTCACTTGATATGGTCAACCGTGCGGTTGCCGAATATCGATTACAGGTAGATAAGCCAGAGATTATCCTTCGCCCTCAGGTAACCGATATTGATATACTTGACCGCGTGGATGTGCATGAAGTTGTGCGCAAAGGTGAAGAAGTGGTGGAAGCCGCTTTGCCTGAATTGAAAAAATTATTCGCATGGCAAAATCGCTTGCGCCGTGCTGTAGGAGTTTGA
- a CDS encoding GNAT family N-acetyltransferase: MAALEIKPVVLEGNHVRLEPMTEAHVPGLAEIGVGQTFWDFMLYGNMETETDMRNWVRDIVTRAGRGTDLPFVVIHLASGRIAGATRYLNIMPKDKGLEIGGTWYGVDFQRTAVNTECKYLLLTHAFETLGCIRVQIKTDSLNLRSQRAIERIGAVKEGVLRNHMILPTGRIRHSVYYSIINSEWPEVKKRLSEMLAQ; encoded by the coding sequence ATGGCTGCTCTTGAAATAAAACCTGTTGTGCTGGAAGGCAACCACGTACGGCTTGAACCGATGACAGAAGCTCATGTCCCCGGGTTGGCTGAGATCGGTGTTGGGCAAACGTTTTGGGATTTCATGTTGTATGGAAACATGGAAACAGAGACCGATATGAGAAATTGGGTGCGCGATATTGTCACGCGTGCCGGAAGAGGGACAGACCTTCCCTTTGTTGTCATTCATCTTGCATCTGGCCGTATCGCTGGAGCGACGCGCTATTTGAATATCATGCCGAAAGATAAGGGACTTGAAATAGGCGGAACATGGTATGGAGTTGATTTTCAGCGGACCGCCGTGAACACCGAATGCAAGTATTTGCTATTAACACACGCCTTTGAGACATTGGGTTGCATTCGCGTGCAGATCAAAACGGATTCGTTGAACCTGCGATCACAGAGAGCTATCGAGCGGATCGGCGCAGTGAAGGAAGGCGTGTTGCGCAATCACATGATCTTGCCAACCGGGCGGATCCGTCACTCAGTGTATTACAGCATCATCAATTCTGAATGGCCTGAGGTGAAGAAGCGTTTGAGTGAAATGCTTGCTCAATAG
- a CDS encoding alpha/beta hydrolase, translated as MGTRIILIVLSLLLLAACGPKRPTFDKTKFGTTEHDVTYCTVNELPQKMDVYYPSSGGPWPVLVYMHGGSWYQGDKSDGVGWGDMAKSGVLVVSLNYRLGDYQTKFPAMIEDIKCAVRYLRAHQYEYNLDPDRFAAVGASAGGHLAALLATADPSAGWDVGEYLDQSSKVQAVIVMSGIADFTSNIPNGLNTSIFYSFGYLAGSNTPENATASPITYVTPDDPPFLIIHGDKDGVVPIAQAEILDQKLKEAGVPSTFVTIQGGDHSLKTLSGEPTIPSQEEYSKIISDFLKEHLKLKQ; from the coding sequence ATGGGCACCCGAATCATCTTGATCGTGCTAAGCCTGCTCCTACTTGCGGCCTGCGGCCCCAAAAGACCCACATTCGATAAAACGAAATTCGGCACAACAGAACATGATGTTACATACTGCACTGTAAACGAACTCCCCCAAAAAATGGATGTGTACTACCCATCCTCCGGTGGCCCGTGGCCGGTGCTTGTTTATATGCATGGCGGAAGTTGGTATCAGGGCGATAAGTCCGATGGCGTTGGTTGGGGTGATATGGCAAAGTCCGGTGTTCTGGTGGTCTCTCTGAACTATCGACTGGGTGATTATCAAACTAAATTCCCAGCCATGATCGAAGATATAAAATGCGCCGTCCGCTACTTGCGGGCACATCAATACGAATACAACCTTGACCCTGATCGTTTTGCCGCTGTTGGCGCCAGCGCAGGTGGACATCTCGCCGCCCTACTCGCCACAGCTGATCCATCCGCTGGCTGGGATGTGGGAGAGTATCTCGATCAGTCTAGTAAGGTACAAGCAGTTATCGTCATGTCAGGAATCGCAGATTTCACAAGTAACATTCCCAATGGATTGAACACATCGATCTTCTACTCGTTCGGCTATCTGGCTGGCAGTAACACACCGGAAAACGCAACCGCCAGTCCAATCACATACGTCACGCCTGATGACCCGCCTTTTCTTATTATTCATGGCGACAAAGATGGTGTTGTCCCTATCGCACAAGCAGAAATACTAGATCAGAAACTTAAAGAGGCTGGTGTACCTTCCACCTTTGTGACCATCCAAGGCGGAGACCACTCACTGAAGACCCTGAGTGGAGAGCCAACCATCCCTTCACAGGAAGAGTACTCAAAGATCATTTCGGATTTTTTGAAGGAACATTTAAAGCTGAAACAATAG
- a CDS encoding cytochrome c biogenesis protein CcdA — protein MDISKISIGLSFLAGLASFLSPCVFSLVPAYIGYLGGRAAGGETTESNRFITFTHGLAFVLGFSAVFITLGVASASLGHFLFDLRWILAKVGGVVVIIFGLHMIGVFRIPFLEYDTRVQQLPDRKWGYLSSALMGVFFSAGWAPCVGPVLGAILTLSLNGGSVSTGVTLLSAYSAGLAIPFLIAALGIGWVSLTLKKYGKVMHYVEIVMGVILVLIGFALFAGIYEKYAAQLSQNVWIDFGL, from the coding sequence ATGGACATTTCAAAGATCTCCATTGGCCTTTCGTTTTTAGCGGGACTGGCCTCCTTCCTTTCACCGTGTGTCTTTTCTCTTGTCCCTGCTTATATTGGATATTTGGGCGGGCGCGCGGCGGGCGGTGAAACAACAGAGAGCAATCGCTTCATCACATTTACTCATGGGCTGGCGTTTGTTCTTGGGTTTAGCGCTGTCTTTATAACACTTGGTGTTGCATCAGCGTCACTTGGGCATTTCCTTTTTGATCTGCGCTGGATACTTGCCAAGGTCGGCGGTGTGGTAGTCATTATTTTCGGCTTGCACATGATCGGCGTCTTCCGCATCCCGTTCCTTGAATACGATACACGTGTACAGCAACTCCCAGACCGCAAATGGGGATACCTCTCGTCTGCGCTGATGGGCGTCTTTTTTTCAGCAGGATGGGCTCCCTGTGTTGGGCCTGTCCTCGGGGCGATCCTGACTCTTTCCCTCAATGGTGGTTCTGTCTCGACGGGAGTCACGCTTCTTTCTGCCTATTCAGCTGGACTCGCCATCCCATTCTTGATCGCCGCTTTGGGCATTGGCTGGGTATCGCTCACCCTCAAAAAATATGGCAAGGTGATGCACTATGTTGAGATCGTTATGGGTGTTATCCTGGTGCTCATCGGTTTTGCGCTCTTTGCTGGCATCTACGAGAAATATGCCGCTCAATTGAGTCAAAACGTTTGGATCGACTTCGGCCTTTAG
- a CDS encoding isoprenylcysteine carboxylmethyltransferase family protein codes for MPMLTGVYQSIPLIVLLIVYYMLDIWLMRRFNPNRGLLEKRDTLNTTTIFIALTLIVLQPVFMPWLGIHITASWGLIVQVIGVLLIMLGFLLMVWVRLHLKGLFSEQVELQPGHHLVNTGPYAYIRHPLYTTFYLMALGLLLIKPAVFELFILCFILWHFSKLAKKEDTLLSKELPGYKEYMAITPAFLPTPWRAAK; via the coding sequence ATGCCAATGCTCACCGGTGTTTACCAATCGATTCCACTCATCGTGTTACTTATCGTATACTACATGCTAGATATCTGGCTAATGCGTCGCTTCAATCCCAATCGTGGCTTGTTGGAAAAAAGGGACACTCTCAATACAACTACAATTTTCATCGCGTTAACGCTAATAGTACTTCAACCCGTCTTCATGCCCTGGCTGGGCATCCATATTACAGCCTCATGGGGATTAATAGTTCAGGTTATCGGTGTGCTTCTTATTATGCTTGGTTTTTTGTTGATGGTATGGGTGCGGTTACACTTAAAAGGGCTATTCTCAGAACAGGTGGAACTACAACCTGGCCACCACTTGGTAAACACCGGCCCGTATGCATACATTCGTCACCCGCTATACACTACGTTTTACTTAATGGCATTAGGTTTGTTGTTAATCAAACCAGCTGTGTTCGAGTTGTTCATTCTATGCTTTATTCTCTGGCATTTTTCAAAACTGGCAAAAAAGGAAGACACCCTGCTCAGTAAAGAATTACCCGGCTACAAGGAATACATGGCAATCACGCCCGCCTTCCTGCCTACTCCATGGCGGGCTGCAAAGTAA